A genomic region of Colletotrichum destructivum chromosome 1, complete sequence contains the following coding sequences:
- a CDS encoding Putative glycosyl transferase CAP10 domain-containing protein, whose amino-acid sequence MRRRQWTVISLIAFLTICAYTIFRIPPDQRPIAPVPGSAKPPPPQEPQKPPGDDAANSGGGGAGGSPPDRQPKPASGTGSHPMWHLMTSAEKDFQDTLRRQSKTLEDAVKEYRRRYGIPPPPNFDKWFDFAKANGVQLIDEFDMINEMLTPFWGLKPATIRERAREALGFDNNLLGLLIRDHKVSHIQGGQDWQRDATSGMIEKFIQYLPSMDLAFNIHDEPRVVVPHEDLARLVTRAKDVNMPKANAAANPENAFTKRAGDLSDGKIIVEYKQTRFNVFAHQPTWTHSRMSCPPDTPSRGLEEDELADDRSKYGVSELGFVYNITAMSDVCLSPSLRETYGFFDRPNAYNVVHDLFPIFSQSKISSYNDILYPSPWYWYKKVAYDESKDMLWEQKQDRLYWRGSTTGGFSRNGGWRRQHRQHLVQKINAADQAKIYTNRGDDKSPKWEVKEVPRGDYREIIDVYFSHVGQCDPGDCDAQKEFFKVQGHAEQQDAWKYKYLLDMDGNAFSGRFYAFLQSRSLVFKLAIFREWHFEWLRPWAHYVPLSLQGDDWLEAVRFFGDGALGRNEAERMAISSREWANKVLRKEDMEVWFFRLLLEYGRVIDDRRDSIGFSVGATPQPPA is encoded by the exons atgCGCCGTCGCCAATGGACCGTGATCAGCCTCATCGCTTTCCTGACGATATGTGCATACACGATATTCCGAATCCCTCCTGACCAGCGACCGATAGCCCCCGTCCCGGGCTCAGCGAAACCCCCTCCGCCGCAGGAACCCCAAAAGCCccccggcgacgatgccgccaatagcggcggtggcggcgccggcggctcgcCTCCCGACAGACAACCCAAGCCCGCCTCCGGCACCGGCTCGCATCCCATGTGGCACCTCATGACGAGTGCCGAGAAGGACTTCCAGGACACGCTGAGGCGCCAGTCCAAGACGCTCGAGGATGCCGTCAAGGAGTATAGGAGGCGCTACGGcattccgccgccgcccaactTCGACAAGTGGTTCGACTTTGCAAAGGCCAACGGCGTGCAGCTCATCGACGAGTTCGACATGATCAACGAAATGCTCACGCCCTTCTGGGGCCTGAAGCCCGCGACGATACGGGAGCGCGCCAGGGAGGCACTGGGCTTCGACAACAATCTGCTCGGCCTCCTGATCCGAGACCATAAGGTATCCCACATCCAGGGCGGGCAGGACTGGCAGCGAGACGCAACCTCGGGCATGATTGAAAAGTTCATCCAGTACCTGCCGAGCATGGACCTCGCCTTCAACATCCACGACGAGCCGCGCGTCGTGGTGCCCCACGAGGACCTCGCTCGTCTCGTGACCCGCGCCAAGGACGTCAACATGCCCAAGGCGAACGCCGCCGCGAACCCCGAGAACGCCTTCACGAAGCGCGCCGGCGACCTGAGCGACGGCAAGATCATCGTGGAGTATAAGCAGACCCGCTTCAACGTCTTCGCCCACCAGCCTACCTGGACGCACTCCCGCATGTCATGCCCGCCCGACACCCCCTcccgcggcctcgaggaggacgagctcGCGGACGACCGCAGCAAGTACGGCGTCAGCgagctcggcttcgtctACAACATCACCGCCATGTCCGACGTCTGCCTCTCGCCGTCCCTCCGTGAGACGTACGGCTTCTTCGACCGTCCCAACGCGTACAACGTCGTCCACGATCTCTTTCCCATCTTCTCGCAGTCCAAGATCTCGTCCTACAACGACATACTCTACCCCTCGCCTTGGTACTGGTACAAAAAGGTTGCCTACGACGAGTCCAAGGACATGCTCTgggagcagaagcaggacCGCCTCTACTGGCGCGGCTCCACGACGGGCGGGTTCTCGCGCAACGGCGGCTGgcgccgccagcaccgccAGCACCTTGTGCAAAAgatcaacgccgccgaccagGCCAAGATCTACACAAaccgcggcgacgacaagagCCCCAAGTGGGAGGTGAAGGAGGTGCCCCGCGGCGACTACCGCGAGATCATCGATGTCTACTTCTCGCACGTCGGGCAGTGCGACCCGGGCGACTGCGACGCCCAGAAGGAGTTCTTCAAGGTCCAGGGTCACGCCGAGCAGCAGGATGCCTGGAAGTACAAGTATCTCCTCGACATGGACGGCAACGCCTTCTCGGGCCGCTTCTACGCCTTTTTGCAGTCGCGCTCCCTCGTCTTCAAGCTCGCCATCTTCCGCGAGTGGCACTTTGAGTGGCTCCGCCCTTGGGCGCACTACGTGCCCCTGAGCCTGCAGGGTGACGACTGGCTCGAGGCCGTGCGTTtcttcggcgacggcgccctggGCCGCAACGAGGCGGAGCGCATGGCCATCAGCAGCCGCGAGTGGGCGAATAAGGTGCTCCGCAAGGAGGACATGGAGGTCTGGTTCTTCCGCCTCCTCTTGGA GTACGGTCGCGTCATCGATGACAGGAGAGACAGCATTGGCTTCTCTGTCGGCGCTACCCCGCAACCGCCGGCGTAG
- a CDS encoding Putative RNA polymerase II associated factor Paf1 produces the protein MSSSAPRGGERMIHQDFIARIRYSNALPPPPNPPKLLDIPNTGLASGQYTTPGFASRLAREQPLNIEVDAELGMPLDLVGMPGIFDGDESSIQASSHPPPVHPHDRALLRPLSTLGRAKSNADASVSFLRRTEYISSVAPRKAGVAAGAFINPKIKRAEKRRSPEPDKDSPAAIRRKIEKSFESAERFLSNPSRHRHPSKPNVHLTSSYPLLPDPDAFPDSGAYVTVKLLTNPVASANKYDRRLLSGLLRPLDRSPEENEAFQAALEAHERDPVRNPKPANLMDYSFFLPKTQATGDNFRAKFDPENPDHDDDSLYTYQSGSNPCFQFSRLRAYETTKETELDHNSKYSEEVILAFNDEPSGGKQKAAYYYPVIQRTTIRPQRAKNIARTLTQTDDETQVVNEVEVSITDPKGAPRENMKRYKERPIGYVEEVQDPFPPVEGGGEGAAPGTPSDRDADGDADGDEEDED, from the exons atgtcgtcctcggcgcctcgcggcggcgagcgcaTGATCCATCAGGATTTCATCGCTCGAATCCGTTACTCCAACGccctcccgcctcctcccaACCCGCCcaagctgctcgacatcCCGAATACCGGCCTGGCTAGCGGCCAGTACACAACGCCCGGCTTCGCGTCGCGCCTGGCGAGAGAGCAACCGCTGAATATTGAGGTCGATGCGGAGCTCGGCATGCCCTTGGACCTCGTGGGCATGCCGGGCATCTTTGACGGAGACGAGAGCT CTATCCAGGCCTCCTCGCACCCACCCCCCGTCCACCCCCACGACAGAGCCCTTCTCAGGCCGCTCTCTACCCTGGGCCGAGCCAAGAGCAACGCCGACGCATCAGTCTCCTTCCTTCGGAGAACCGAATACATCTCCTCCGTGGCCCCTAGGAAAGCGGGTGTCGCCGCGGGAGCTTTCATCAACCCCAAGATCAAgcgcgccgagaagcgcCGCTCTCCCGAGCCGGACAAAGACTCGCCAGCAGCCATCAGGCGCAAGATCGAGAAGAGCTTCGAGAGCGCGGAGCGCTTCCTCAGCAACCCGagccgccatcgtcaccccAGCAAGCCCAATGTCCATCTCACTTCCTCCTACCCTCTGCTACCCGATCCTGACGCGTTCCCCGACTCGGGTGCATACGTCACCGTCAAGCTCCTCACAAACCCCGTGGCCAGCGCCAACAAGTACGATCGCCGCCTGCTCAGCGGTCTGCTGCGTCCTCTCGATAGGAGCCCCGAGGAAAACGAGGCCTTCCAAGCTGCTCTCGAGGCTCACGAGCGCGACCCCGTGCGCAACCCCAAGCCCGCCAACCTGATGGACTACAGTTTCTTCCTCCCCAAGACCCAGGCCACGGGCGACAACTTCCGCGCCAAGTTCGACCCGGAGAACCccgaccacgacgacgactcgctCTACACATACCAGAGCGGGTCTAACCCCTGCTTCCAGTTCTCTCGTCTGCGTGCGTACGAGACGACCAAGGAGACGGAGCTGGACCACAACTCCAAGTACAGCGAGGAGGTCATCCTTGCCTTCAACGACGAGCCTTCGGGCGGCAAGCAGAAGGCCGCCTACTACTACCCGGTCATCCAGCGTACCACCATTCGTCCTCAGCGTGCCAAGAACATTGCGCGCACATTGACGCAAacggacgacgagacgcAGGTTgtcaacgaggtcgaggtgTCCATCACCGACCCCAAGGGTGCGCCGCGTGAGAACATGAAGCGATACAAGGAACGGCCCATAGGCTATGTAGAAGAGGTGCAGGACCCCTTCCCTcccgtcgagggcggcggtgaaggCGCTGCTCCCGGGACGCCCTCGGACCgggatgccgatggcgatgctgatggagatgaggaggatgaggattAA
- a CDS encoding Putative retrieval of early ER protein Rer1: MDSIEPEQTAFSSVTAHTSKLQRQYQALLDQSTPFVLYRWISTGFFLLTFFARIFVAQGWYIVAYALGIYLLNLFLAFLQPKFDPSNEALDNEMEDGGVGILPTKQDEEFRPFIRRLPEFKFWYWATRAILIAFFCSWWEIFNVPVFWPVLVMYWFILFFLTMRKQIQHMIKYRYVPFTFGKKNYAKNSS, encoded by the exons ATGGACTCCATCGAGCCGGAACagacggccttctcctcggtcACGGCGCACACCTCGAAGCTGCAAAGG CAATACCAGGCGCTCCTCGACCAGTCAACGCCCTTCGTTCTCTACAGATGGATCAGCAccggcttcttcctcctcaccttcttcgcccgcatcttTGTGGCGCAAGGCTGGTACATTGTCGCATACGCTCTCGGCATCTACCTCCTCAACCTGTTCCTGGCCTTCCTGCAGCCCAAGTTCGACCCCTCCAACGAGGCGCTGGACAATGAGATGGAGGATGGTGGTGTCGGCATTCTCCCCACCAAGCAGGACGAGGAGTTCCGCCCCTTcatccgccgcctccccgaATTCAAGTTCTGGTACTGGGCCACCCGCGCCATCCTCATTGCCTTCTTCTGCAGTTGGTGGGAGATCTTCAACGTGCCCGTCTTCTGGCCCGTCCTGGTCATGTACTGgttcatcctcttcttcctgacGA TGCgcaagcagatccagcacATGATCAAGTACCGCTACGTGCCCTTCACCTTCGGCAAGAAGAACTACGCCAAGAACAGCTCCTAG
- a CDS encoding Putative enoyl-CoA hydratase/isomerase, ClpP/crotonase-like domain superfamily, with protein sequence MNSLRYLRPVASRLQAPTLPRLARGFASKSYEYIQVSQPKPGVGQVTLNRPKALNALCTPLIHELNDALRAFNQSDDTSVIILTGSQKAFAAGADIKEMAPLTFSEAYTKSFIESWSLLTTEVKKPIIAAVSGHALGGGCELSMMCDILYCTETANFGQPEIKLGTIPGAGGSQRLTRAIGKSKAMELILTGKSFTGADAEKWGLAAKAYPSYEVLMEETLKTAETIAGYSRVAINACKEVVNKSQDLPLRDGVEFERRVFHSLFGSNDQKVGMKAFAEKKKAEWTHS encoded by the exons ATGAACTCTCTCAGATACCTCCGGCCAGTCGCTTCGCGATTGCAGGCCCCGACACTGCCCAGACTTGCGCGCGGGTTCGCCAGCAAGTCTTACGAGTACATTCAGGTTTCTCAGCCGAAGCCCGGTGTTGGGCAGG TGACGTTAAACCGCCCCAAGGCTCTGAACGCCCTCTGCACGCCGCTCATCCACGAGCTCAATGATGCGCTGAGGGCATTCAACCAGTCCGACGACACTTCTGTCATCATCCTCACGGGCTCCCAGAAGGCTttcgccgccggtgccgacaTCAAGGAGATGGCTCCGCTCACCTTTTCCGAGGCCTACACCAAGTCCTTTATCGAGTCTTGGTCTCTTCTCACCACCGAAGTCAAGAagcccatcatcgccgccgtctcaGGCCacgcccttggcggcggctgcgagCTGTCGATGATGTGCGACATTCTCTACTGCACCGAGACGGCCAACTTTGGCCAGCCCGAGATCAAACTCGGCACCATCCCCGGGGCCGGAGGCAGCCAGCGCCTGACCCGGGCCATTGGAAAGTCCAAGGCGATGGAGCTGATCCTGACGGGCAAGTCCTTCACCGGAGCTGACGCCGAGAAGTGGGGCCTTGCGGCCAAGGCGTACCCGTCGTACGAGGTTCTCATGGAGGAGACGctcaagacggccgagacgatTGCCGGGTACTCGAGGGTGGCCATCAACGCATGCAAGGAGGTTGTGAACAAGAGCCAAGACCTGCCCCTgcgtgacggcgtcgagttTGAGCGGAGAGTGTTCCACAGCCTGTTTGGCAGCAACGACCAAAAGGTGGGCATGAAGGCATttgccgagaagaagaaggccgagtgGACTCACTCCTAA